GGGTAGATATTTATAGCAATGTACTAGGAGAACCACTAAGCTTAAATACTCCTCGTTGTATTTATAAAGCAACTAAACCTTAGTAAATAAATAAATTATGAATAAAATAAAAAAAATATTACCTCAAGATAGCAAACTAAAAGATAGCAAACTAACTAGAAAGCAAATTTATCAAGGCGAGGTTCTTTGTTTTCCTGCTACAGATGTTTCTAAACAGCTTGTAAGCGATGTATTAGCATTATTAAAAGAGGAGTTAGGCGAAGATGTTCGTACAGCACAATTTAGATTTTCTGATGAAGAATTTTTTGAGCATATTGGAAAATTAAGAAAAATAATTTATACCCAAACATATTTTCACGATTTAGCTAAAAAACTACTATTTGAACTTAATTTTATTCCAAATGAAAATGCTTTTGAACCTATTAGACTACGGGTAATTACTCATAAAGGACATGAAAATCCTAAAGCAGCACCTATTTATTATGCTCATCGGGATACTTGGTATTCGCACTCGCAAGCATTAATTACTTGGTGGATACCTTTGCATGATTTAAGAGAAGAAGAAACCTTTGTATTTTTTCCAGAATATTTTAATCATCCAGTAAAAAATGGCTCACAGCATTTTGATTATGACGAATGGATGCTAGATAAACGCCAATTAACAGTTGGATGGCAGGACAAAAACGCAGGTAGGGAAGCTTTTTATCCCTCTTTAATGGAAGAAATAAGTGACAGTCAAAAAGTAGGCTTTTCTGCTAAAGCAGGAGAAATAATTTTGTTTTCTGGGTCATGTCTTCATCAAACGCTTAATAATTTATCAGGAATGACCCGTTTTAGCTTAGATTTTCGTACTGTAGATCTTACAGATCATAATGAAAATATTGGCGCACCAAATGTTGATAATCTTTCTCGGGGTTCGGCAATGAGACAATATATCTACCCAAGTAATTAAATTTATTTTTTCTAGGAGCATAATAAAAATTATGGCAAAAGATTTTACTATTCGTCGATCTGATGGCACAGAAATAAAAGTTGCTGGCTATAAATTTGCCGCCCCAAATCCTAATGTTAAAAAATATGCTGGAAAAAAATATGGGGATTCAGAACTTCCTGCCAAAGTAGATTTACGTGAATATATGACTAAAGTAGAAAACCAGGGTAACACTAGTAGTTGTGTTGCAAATGCTGTAGCAGGTGCTTACGAATATTTAGTTAAACGCTATAAAGGTAAAAACTCATATGATGTAAGTAGGCTTTTTATTTACTATAATGCCCGTAAATTACAAGGTTGGGAAAATCAAGACGAAGGTTCTTTTATTGCTGATGCTGTAGAAGGGTTAAAAAAATGGGGTGCTTGTTCAGAAGACACTTGGCCGTTTGATGAAGATATAGTCAATAAAAAACCTGTAGAAACAGCCTACAAAGAAGCAAAGAATTTTTTTAGTAGAAGATGTAAAACTTGTTCCGCTTACCCTTCATGATTGGAAACATGCTTTAGCAGAAGGTAATCCAATTATTTTTGGTATTTCACTTTACGAATCTTTTGACTCACACAGAAGAAAAGGTCTTGTCCCAATGCCGTCCAGAAAAGAAGCCTCACGTGAAGATCATGGAGGGCATGCAATGCTTTGTGTGGGCTATTCTGATGCTGATAGAACTTTTATTGTCCGTAATTCCTGGGGTAGGAGTTGGGGAGATAAAGGTTATTGTTATATTCCTTATGATTATTTAATTAGTGAAAAATTTAATGATGCTGATAGCTGGATTATTAAGCGATTAGATAATTTTCCTGATGGAGATCAAGAAGGTTGGGGAGAAGAAGAAAGTGTTATAGAAGAATCTAATACAGAATTCTCCAAAATGACAGATGAAGAATACACAGATATGCTTGATGCAATGGGATATATCATATTGAATATCGGGTAGCACTGGTTTTAATGCGCGTAATGGGTATAAATAAATCTACTACTCCAGCTAAATTACAAGAACTAATTACTTCTGTAGACAAACTTCTTACTCAGCTAGGAATTAATGTAAATGCAGAAAAATTAGTTATGAACAGTCTTAATAATGTTGATAATAATGATTTATTGCGTGAATCCATTGGGCTGCTAGCAAAATATCTGTCTCAAACTATTTTATCTCAACTTAGTGCTGGAACGTTAATCGCTCAATTAGGTTTAAGTCAATCTACACATGATTTAATTAAATATGGTTTATCAGAATTAGGAGGAGATTCTTTAATAACAAATGCTATGGATTGGTTAGGGAATATGTTTTCTGATAGCGTTGTAAAAGAAAATAAACAACTTAATACAAATACTAATTCTAGTTCTGATAATACTGATAGTTCTGCTAGCTTGGATGAAACGTCTGAAGATGAAGTAGAAAGTGAAGATGAAGATATAAGCGAAGATTCTGATGAGGACGAAGAATACGAAGATGATGATGATGATGGTGAAGATGACGATGGTGATGATGATGACGATGATGACGAGGAAGAGGAATATGA
The sequence above is drawn from the Blastocatellia bacterium genome and encodes:
- a CDS encoding phytanoyl-CoA dioxygenase family protein translates to MNKIKKILPQDSKLKDSKLTRKQIYQGEVLCFPATDVSKQLVSDVLALLKEELGEDVRTAQFRFSDEEFFEHIGKLRKIIYTQTYFHDLAKKLLFELNFIPNENAFEPIRLRVITHKGHENPKAAPIYYAHRDTWYSHSQALITWWIPLHDLREEETFVFFPEYFNHPVKNGSQHFDYDEWMLDKRQLTVGWQDKNAGREAFYPSLMEEISDSQKVGFSAKAGEIILFSGSCLHQTLNNLSGMTRFSLDFRTVDLTDHNENIGAPNVDNLSRGSAMRQYIYPSN
- a CDS encoding C1 family peptidase, whose product is MFLVEDVKLVPLTLHDWKHALAEGNPIIFGISLYESFDSHRRKGLVPMPSRKEASREDHGGHAMLCVGYSDADRTFIVRNSWGRSWGDKGYCYIPYDYLISEKFNDADSWIIKRLDNFPDGDQEGWGEEESVIEESNTEFSKMTDEEYTDMLDAMGYIILNIG